In Nocardia asteroides, a single genomic region encodes these proteins:
- a CDS encoding DUF4282 domain-containing protein, with protein MSNDSDSTRVPSGEPPLSAGSDSTEAVPPPGEPPAAGGHGPADPDPGPDAGSRWVLWREAAARRFARSAAGERPRAALERRDPFESTAALRAWVADAVRGLLDIRFRREVTLTLLPLAYLLGLVFACAVPIALTVSLWQLSAVLGVLAALVAVPLGLTIAAAVRLVLEFLVNAARLAGRVEHISDLADDLFQVLSDVAEPVNQLSEDVRAVQFWRFRRGSRK; from the coding sequence ATGAGCAACGACTCCGACAGCACGCGGGTGCCGTCCGGCGAACCCCCGCTCAGCGCGGGATCGGACAGCACGGAAGCGGTTCCGCCGCCGGGCGAGCCGCCGGCCGCCGGCGGCCACGGCCCCGCCGACCCGGACCCGGGCCCGGACGCGGGCTCGCGCTGGGTGCTCTGGCGGGAGGCGGCGGCCCGCCGCTTCGCGCGCTCGGCCGCGGGCGAGCGGCCGCGCGCCGCGCTGGAGCGCCGCGATCCGTTCGAGAGCACGGCGGCGCTGCGCGCGTGGGTGGCCGACGCGGTGCGCGGGCTGCTCGACATCCGGTTCCGGCGCGAGGTCACGCTCACCCTGCTCCCGCTGGCCTACCTGCTCGGGCTGGTCTTCGCCTGCGCGGTGCCGATCGCGCTGACCGTCTCGCTGTGGCAGCTCTCCGCGGTGCTCGGGGTGCTGGCCGCGCTGGTCGCGGTGCCGCTCGGGCTGACCATCGCGGCGGCGGTCCGGCTGGTGCTGGAGTTCCTGGTGAACGCGGCCCGGCTGGCGGGGCGGGTCGAGCACATCAGTGATCTCGCCGACGACCTCTTCCAGGTGCTCTCCGATGTCGCGGAGCCGGTGAACCAGCTCTCCGAAGATGTTCGCGCCGTGCAGTTCTGGCGCTTCCGGCGCGGCTCACGGAAATGA
- a CDS encoding helix-turn-helix domain-containing protein, whose amino-acid sequence MNARRVTAGAGEPGGVTGSTLPRRQLGRQLRDLRNRAGMTTRAAARHLEWSEAKIWRIETGQTSLRGLDVEAMCKVYAAPAELVEPLTVLARQTKARGWWAGYSDAIPEGFEVYLGLEEAASALRSYEVDTVPGLLQTEAYTRALLAGARPGLAAEQTERRLRLRAVRQEQLTRSAAPLRLDVLIAEPMLWRRLGGSEVAGAQLDRLRELADLPNIRIRVVPADSGYHPGMESGRFVVLEFDPGATAAYPEPPVVYVEGFTGPLFVDKEQEVARYRAAFAGIEAVAVDARRGIEDARNAL is encoded by the coding sequence ATGAACGCACGCCGGGTGACCGCCGGAGCAGGCGAACCGGGGGGAGTGACCGGTTCCACGCTGCCGCGCCGCCAGCTCGGCCGTCAGCTGCGTGACCTGCGCAATCGCGCCGGGATGACGACCAGGGCGGCCGCACGGCACCTGGAGTGGTCGGAGGCGAAGATCTGGCGGATCGAGACCGGCCAGACCTCGCTGCGCGGGCTGGACGTCGAGGCCATGTGCAAGGTCTACGCGGCGCCGGCCGAGCTGGTGGAGCCGCTCACCGTGCTGGCGCGGCAGACCAAGGCGCGCGGCTGGTGGGCCGGGTACAGCGATGCCATTCCGGAGGGGTTCGAGGTGTACCTCGGCCTGGAGGAGGCGGCCTCGGCGCTGCGCAGCTACGAGGTGGACACCGTGCCGGGGCTGCTGCAGACCGAGGCATACACCCGCGCGCTGCTCGCCGGCGCGCGCCCCGGGCTCGCCGCGGAGCAGACCGAGCGCAGGCTGCGGTTGCGGGCGGTGCGCCAGGAGCAGCTCACCCGGTCGGCGGCGCCGCTGCGGCTGGACGTGCTGATCGCCGAGCCGATGCTGTGGCGCAGGCTGGGCGGCAGCGAGGTGGCCGGAGCGCAGCTGGACCGGCTGCGCGAGCTGGCCGACCTGCCCAACATCCGGATCCGCGTGGTCCCCGCCGATTCCGGCTACCACCCGGGCATGGAGTCCGGCCGCTTCGTGGTGCTTGAGTTCGACCCCGGCGCCACCGCGGCCTACCCGGAGCCGCCGGTGGTGTACGTCGAGGGCTTCACCGGCCCGCTCTTCGTGGACAAGGAGCAGGAGGTCGCGCGGTACCGCGCCGCCTTCGCCGGGATCGAGGCGGTGGCGGTCGACGCCCGCCGCGGCATCGAGGACGCCCGAAACGCGCTGTGA
- a CDS encoding MarR family winged helix-turn-helix transcriptional regulator, translating to MSNLLGEWRRLLDRHAAVSCAMEKALQPHHIGLSEFETLDRLVDAACGDYRMSELAEDSHLSQSALSRTVARLERDGLVARSMCADDRRAVTVCLTEKGRAVYDAARPAHRAVLAEMLF from the coding sequence ATGTCGAACCTGCTCGGTGAGTGGCGGCGGCTCCTCGATCGGCACGCCGCGGTGAGCTGCGCCATGGAGAAGGCGCTGCAGCCGCACCACATCGGGCTGAGCGAGTTCGAGACGCTGGACCGGCTGGTCGACGCGGCCTGCGGCGACTACCGGATGAGCGAGCTCGCCGAGGACAGCCATCTGAGCCAGAGCGCGCTCTCCCGCACGGTCGCCCGGCTGGAGCGCGACGGCCTGGTCGCCCGCAGCATGTGCGCCGACGACCGGCGCGCCGTCACGGTCTGCCTCACCGAGAAGGGCCGCGCGGTGTACGACGCGGCCAGGCCCGCACACCGCGCCGTACTCGCCGAAATGCTGTTCTGA